One part of the Streptomyces sp. NBC_00286 genome encodes these proteins:
- a CDS encoding serine hydrolase domain-containing protein: MVLKIDVPMALVRGAVEEGYGAVADAFRRNFADGKEVGAACAVYRDGVKVVDLWGGYRNGLTREPWHEDTLVPVFSTTKGIASLAVAVAHARGLLSYDERVAAYWPEFAEAGKSDVTVRQLLSHQGGLPVIDRPLKLADLADPHVLSAALAEQRPAWTPGTRHGYHGQSLGYYESELIRRVDPRGRSLGRYFAEEIAAPLDAKFHIGLPSTVDPELIAHIHGFAGVEMLLHMGEMPLPFVLAFSNPRSLSARAFSNPRELGKVEAFNRPDVRALEIPAVNGIGEVRAIAKLYGDAATGGKALGLDPATVEALTRAARPPSEGPRDQVLRVDTQYSLGYMKPFPRFRFGSSAGTAFGTMGLGGSFAFADPDTGVGFAYAMNRCGFHLWDDPREVALRDALFSTVLGEAPQRPDTRRR, from the coding sequence ATGGTGTTAAAGATCGATGTACCGATGGCCCTTGTCCGCGGCGCCGTGGAGGAGGGTTACGGTGCCGTCGCGGACGCGTTCCGGCGCAACTTCGCCGATGGCAAAGAGGTTGGTGCCGCGTGTGCCGTCTACCGGGACGGGGTCAAGGTCGTTGACCTCTGGGGTGGTTACCGCAATGGCCTGACACGAGAGCCGTGGCACGAGGACACGCTGGTGCCGGTGTTCTCCACCACCAAGGGGATCGCGTCACTGGCGGTCGCAGTCGCCCACGCCCGCGGACTGCTGAGCTACGACGAACGGGTTGCCGCCTACTGGCCCGAGTTCGCCGAGGCCGGCAAGAGTGACGTCACCGTGCGCCAACTGCTGTCGCACCAAGGCGGGTTGCCAGTCATCGACCGGCCGCTGAAGCTGGCGGACCTGGCGGATCCGCACGTGTTGTCCGCGGCACTGGCCGAGCAGCGCCCGGCGTGGACACCGGGGACGCGACACGGCTACCACGGCCAGTCGCTGGGCTACTACGAGAGCGAACTGATCCGCCGGGTGGACCCCCGAGGCCGCAGCCTGGGCCGTTATTTCGCCGAGGAGATCGCCGCCCCGCTCGACGCCAAGTTCCACATCGGCTTGCCCTCGACGGTGGATCCGGAGCTGATCGCGCACATCCACGGCTTCGCCGGTGTCGAGATGCTCCTGCACATGGGCGAGATGCCGTTGCCGTTCGTGCTGGCGTTCAGCAACCCGCGCAGCCTCTCCGCCCGGGCGTTCAGCAATCCCCGGGAGCTGGGCAAGGTCGAGGCCTTCAACCGCCCGGACGTGCGCGCCCTGGAGATACCCGCCGTCAACGGCATCGGCGAGGTGCGTGCGATCGCCAAGCTGTACGGCGATGCCGCGACCGGAGGCAAGGCCCTCGGCCTGGACCCGGCCACCGTGGAGGCCCTCACCCGAGCCGCCCGGCCTCCTTCCGAAGGGCCGCGGGACCAGGTGCTGCGCGTCGACACCCAGTACTCCCTCGGTTACATGAAGCCCTTTCCCCGATTCCGCTTCGGCTCCTCCGCGGGCACGGCGTTCGGCACGATGGGGCTGGGCGGATCGTTCGCCTTCGCCGACCCGGACACCGGTGTCGGATTCGCCTACGCCATGAACCGGTGCGGCTTCCACTTGTGGGACGACCCGCGTGAGGTGGCGCTCCGCGACGCGCTGTTCTCCACCGTCCTGGGCGAGGCGCCGCAGCGTCCGGACACACGCCGACGGTAG
- a CDS encoding TetR/AcrR family transcriptional regulator — MAARGAEPEVIWARPERTGRGPRPAYSRADIAAAAVRIADERGLDAVSMRHVAAELGCGTMSLYNYVPRKEDLYELMVDAVAAEHELWEPSGDWRADMLRVARQARALMLRHTWLPALMSPVYGFSPNALRYLEHCLVCLDPFEGTYGTKFELIAMINGVVTTYVTTELATAERTRSLPWSEVQENAVRGRYLGGQVASGAYPRLAAAFAEDSGPIDMEAVFERALGRVLDGFAR; from the coding sequence ATGGCAGCACGAGGGGCCGAACCCGAGGTGATCTGGGCCCGACCCGAGCGCACGGGACGCGGTCCGCGGCCCGCGTACAGCCGCGCCGACATCGCGGCCGCCGCGGTGCGGATCGCGGACGAACGAGGACTCGACGCCGTCTCGATGCGCCATGTGGCGGCCGAACTGGGCTGCGGCACGATGTCGCTCTACAACTACGTGCCGCGCAAGGAGGACCTGTACGAGCTGATGGTCGACGCCGTCGCCGCCGAGCACGAGCTGTGGGAGCCGTCGGGCGACTGGCGCGCCGACATGCTCCGGGTCGCCCGGCAGGCCCGCGCGCTCATGCTCCGCCACACGTGGCTGCCGGCGCTGATGTCCCCGGTGTACGGGTTCAGCCCGAACGCCCTGCGCTATCTCGAGCACTGCCTGGTCTGCCTGGACCCCTTCGAGGGGACGTACGGCACGAAGTTCGAGTTGATCGCGATGATCAACGGCGTGGTGACGACGTACGTGACGACCGAGCTCGCCACCGCCGAGCGGACGCGCTCACTGCCGTGGTCGGAGGTCCAGGAGAACGCGGTGCGCGGCCGCTACCTCGGGGGGCAGGTGGCGAGCGGGGCGTATCCGCGGCTGGCGGCGGCGTTTGCGGAGGACTCCGGGCCCATTGACATGGAGGCGGTGTTCGAACGGGCGTTGGGGCGGGTGCTGGACGGATTTGCGCGCTAG